The proteins below come from a single Corylus avellana chromosome ca3, CavTom2PMs-1.0 genomic window:
- the LOC132173548 gene encoding putative receptor protein kinase ZmPK1 — protein MDISIFFLLLCLLQSPPLFSSKTFDILRGSSLSVEKPSDNLVSANGDFSAGFFSVGDNAFSFAIWFTKSSVPTIVWMANRDDPVDGRGSKLSLLKDGSLILTNSAGNTIWSTPAASTSLDASNLQLQLLNIGNLILHNSDDQNVVIWQSFDSPTDTLLPLQKLTRVSSLISKKSQFDYSSGYYKLQFDDENVLRLLYQGPTVSSLYWPTPWVNDPESIGRIKHNTSRDAVLNISGYFQSSDNFSFQAADFGVVMIPRRLTVDPDGNPRLYSLQETDWVVTWQALSLPCQIHGICGPNSLCSYHHATGRRCECLNGFKRKNLTDWSYGCEPEFNIHCNQTDGFSFVQLAEVEFYGSDIEFTRNLNFTGCEERCLMRCDCKGFQFSFIPDEGVYHCFPKFMLLNGQRTPNFGGNFYLRLPRAGLFHTKTPDKESELECSREVPKQVQTTYENEMVKLLLWFATAVGGLIDIQTQLNKDTC, from the exons ATGGATATCTcaattttcttccttcttctgtGTCTGCTGCAATCTCCTCCTCTATTTTCATCTAAAACATTTGACATTCTCAGAGGCTCATCTCTATCTGTTGAGAAACCAAGCGACAATTTGGTTTCTGCAAATGGAGATTTCTCAGCTGGGTTTTTCTCTGTTGGGGATAATGCTTTCAGCTTTGCCATATGGTTCACAAAATCCTCAGTTCCCACCATTGTTTGGATGGCAAACCGAGATGACCCTGTTGATGGAAGAGGCTCAAAGCTTTCACTTTTGAAAGATGGAAGCCTTATCCTAACAAATTCTGCTGGCAACACCATTTGGAGTACACCTGCAGCCTCGACCTCATTAGATGCATCCAATTTGCAACTACAACTCCTAAACATAGGAAATCTTATTCTTCATAATTCTGATGATCAGAATGTTGTCATCTGGCAAAGCTTTGATTCACCTACAGACACTCTTCTTCCTCTACAAAAACTAACCAGGGTTTCAAGCCTCATCTCCAAAAAAAGCCAATTTGACTATTCTTCTGGCTACTATAAGCTCCAATTTGATGATGAAAACGTGCTCCGCCTGCTTTACCAAGGTCCAACAGTATCCAGTCTCTACTGGCCTACTCCATGGGTTAATGACCCTGAATCAATCGGAAGGATCAAGCACAACACTAGTAGAGATGCTGTACTAAACATCTCTGGCTATTTCCAGTCATCCGATAATTTTTCATTCCAAGCAGCTGATTTTGGTGTGGTGATGATTCCCAGACGATTGACCGTTGATCCTGATGGCAACCCTCGATTGTACAGCCTGCAAGAGACAGATTGGGTTGTGACATGGCAAGCGTTGTCTCTCCCATGCCAGATTCATGGAATCTGTGGACCCAATAGTCTGTGTAGTTATCATCATGCTACTGGCAGGAGATGTGAGTGCTTAAATGGCTTCAAGAGGAAGAATTTAACTGACTGGTCTTATGGGTGTGAGCCAGAGTTCAATATCCATTGCAATCAAACCGATGGGTTCAGTTTTGTTCAGCTTGCTGAAGTTGAGTTCTATGGCTCTGATATAGAGTTCACGCGTAATCTAAATTTTACAGGCTGCGAAGAACGATGCTTGATGAGGTGTGATTGCAAAGGGTTCCAGTTCAGTTTTATCCCTGATGAAGGTGTCTATCATTGTTTCCCCAAGTTCATGCTTCTCAACGGACAACGTACGCCAAATTTTGGGGGAAACTTCTATTTACGACTACCTAGAGCTGGTCTTTTCCATACCAAGACGCCAGATAAAGAATCAGAGTTGGAATGTTCACGCGAAGTTCCTAAGCAAGTACAAACAACGTATGAAAATGAGATGGTGAAGCTTTTGCTTTGGTTTGCCACCGCAGTGGGAG gACTAATAGACATTCAGACCCAGCTGAACAAGGATACCTGCTGA
- the LOC132176737 gene encoding putative receptor protein kinase ZmPK1, whose amino-acid sequence MNLIEIWGYCVEGKHRLLVYEYMEHGSLAENLSSNIALDWEKKFEIAVGTAKGLAYLHEECLEWVLHCDVKPQNILLHSDYQPKVADFGLSKLLNRGELDHSSFSKMRGTRGYMAPEWLYNLPITSKVDVYSYGIVVLEMVTGKSPTGMHSSDSGGAGEHLSVVKLVREKMVTNIGSSNAKESWIEEIIDPSQRVTEKYDSAKMELLVKVALQCVADDKDHRPTMNQVVEMLLRH is encoded by the coding sequence ATGAACTTGATAGAAATCTGGGGATACTGCGTAGAGGGAAAGCACAGGCTTCTGGTGTACGAGTACATGGAGCATGGATCATTGGCGGAAAATCTTAGTTCTAATATTGCACTTGATTGGGAAAAGAAGTTTGAAATTGCAGTGGGCACGGCAAAAGGCCTTGCTTACTTGCATGAGGAGTGCCTGGAGTGGGTTTTGCATTGTGATGTAAAGCCTCAGAACATACTCTTACACTCTGATTATCAACCAAAAGTTGCAGATTTTGGTCTGTCTAAACTACTAAATAGAGGTGAGCTTGATCATTCAAGTTTCTCAAAAATGAGAGGGACTAGAGGTTACATGGCTCCAGAGTGGCTTTACAATCTTCCTATAACATCTAAAGTTGATGTCTACAGTTATGGGATCGTTGTGTTGGAAATGGTTACTGGAAAAAGTCCGACAGGTATGCACAGCTCCGACAGTGGAGGGGCGGGGGAGCACTTGAGTGTGGTGAAATTGGTGAGGGAGAAGATGGTCACCAACATTGGAAGCAGTAATGCAAAGGAGTCATGGATTGAAGAGATTATTGATCCGAGCCAGAGGGTGACTGAGAAATATGACTCTGCTAAGATGGAACTTCTGGTCAAAGTGGCTTTGCAATGTGTGGCAGACGACAAAGACCATAGACCCACCATGAACCAGGTTGTAGAGATGCTTCTACGCCATTag
- the LOC132176309 gene encoding anaphase-promoting complex subunit 8-like has protein sequence MSSKESCKSELRTAIHQLSDRGLYSASKWAAEQLVGIEQDPAKFTPSNTRFQRGSSSIRRRFRTNEITSTPIAGVSYVSTPVMEEDEVVVGDFYLLAKSYFDCREYRRASHVLRDQTGKKSVFLRCYALYLVCCILF, from the exons ATGAGTTCGAAAGAGAGTTGCAAAAGTGAGCTCCGGACTGCGATTCATCAGCTCAGTGATCGTGGCCTTTACTCAGCCTCCAAATG GGCAGCAGAACAGCTGGTGGGTATCGAGCAAGACCCAGCAAAGTTCACGCCTTCAAACACCAGATTCCAGCGTGGAAGCTCAAGCATTCGCCGGAGATTCCGCACAAACGAGATTACTTCAACACCGATTGCCGGTGTGTCATATGTGTCGACTCCAGTGATGGAGGAGGACGAGGTGGTGGTTGGTGACTTTTACCTTCTGGCCAAGTCATACTTTGACTGCCGGGAGTACAGGAGGGCTTCTCATGTGCTTCGAGACCAAACTGGGAAGAAATCTGTCTTCTTGCGTTGCTATGCGCTTTATCTGGTTTGTTGCATTCTCTTCTAA
- the LOC132175881 gene encoding formin-like protein 4 gives MPTPSQPQSSNNTVVKAVAATAVTTLVVAVIFFFLFRKHVIARRKRKNKENTSFRREEAVVTHQEFKNFGGNVKGLIVDENGRDVLYLRKLEGGQVKDSFPMVIQNPSYEEEKEKRVDFMVERPRKSKPQEVPLLSENSDAFPLEVVKPVLQIPTPLLPRQPLPPPMILEKQTKPPPPPAKKIPVPPPLPLPLPPSIPAKISPAPPPPPPPRPPKAVGPVSSLKPPQAPRAKANSKSRSEGSMGESSRGSGAGQMKLKPLHWDKVIANADHSMVWDKIVDGSFRFDDELMENLFGYSDTNLKSHERSNVLSTSSKSNSAPPAQIFILEPRKSQNIAIVLRSLAVSHNEILDAIFEGQGLGADTLEKLTKMAPTQEEEAKILQFNGNPTKLADAESFLYHILKAVPSAFTRFNAMLFRTNYDPDVLHLKECLHALELGCKELRTGGLFLKLLEAILKAGNRMNAGTARGNAQGFNLTTLRKLSDVKSTEGKTTLLHFVVEQVVRSEGSRCLINQSPSIISTTNSESLTAKERDKEYLMLGLPALEGLNIELSNVKKAAAIEYDNFINMCSNLTARVTEIWQLMRHCGNGERGGFMRKMKEFLEECEEELRVVREEQTRVMEIVKKTTQYYQAGASKDNGAHPLQLFVIVKDFLDMVDQACADISRKIQKKNATTPSLGSSPPLSPSTKTSVRFPNLPSHFMSDMSMTSSSESDDDF, from the exons ATGCCGACACCGTCTCAGCCGCAGTCATCAAATAATACAGTTGTGAAGGCCGTGGCTGCCACAGCTGTAACTACTCTAGTTGTTGCcgtgattttctttttcctgtttaGAAAACACGTAATTGCTCGAcgcaaaaggaaaaacaaagagaatacAAGCTTTCGCAGAGAAGAAGCTGTGGTGACTCATCAAGAGTTCAAGAACTTTGGAGGAAATGTGAAGGGATTGATTGTCGATGAAAATGGGAGGGATGTTCTTTATCTGAGGAAACTAGAAGGAGGACAAGTTAAAGATTCTTTTCCAATGGTTATACAAAATCCTAgttatgaagaagaaaaagaaaagagggtgGATTTTATGGTTGAGAGACCAAGAAAATCTAAACCTCAGGAAGTTCCATTGCTCAGTGAGAATTCTGATGCATTTCCTCTCGAAGTAGTGAAACCAGTATTGCAAATTCCAACTCCACTGCTGCCAAGGCAGCCTCTACCTCCACCAATGATTTTGGAGAAGCAAACTAAACCACCCCCTCCTCCAGCAAAGAAGATTCCAGTACCACCTCCACTCCCGCTGCCGCTGCCGCCATCTATTCCAGCTAAAATAAGTCCAGCACCGCCACCGCCACCTCCACCTAGGCCTCCTAAGGCAGTGGGTCCAGTGTCATCATTGAAACCCCCACAAGCTCCCAGAGCAAAAGCAAACAGCAAGAGCAGGTCAGAGGGTTCAATGGGGGAGAGTTCGAGAGGAAGTGGTGCTGGCCAAATGAAGCTGAAGCCACTGCACTGGGATAAGGTTATAGCTAATGCTGACCATTCAATGGTCTGGGACAAGATCGTCGATGGATCTTTCCG ATTCGATGATGAACTTATGGAGAATTTGTTTGGATATTCTGATACCAACTTGAAATCCCATGAAAGAAGCAATGTCCTGTCAACTTCAAGCAAGTCCAACTCTGCCCCACCAGCTCAAATTTTCATCCTGGAGCCACGAAAATCACAGAACATAGCTATTGTGCTAAGATCTCTTGCAGTCTCTCACAACGAAATTCTGGATGCCATCTTTGAAGGCCAGGGGCTTGGTGCTGATACCCTTGAGAAGCTCACCAAAATGGCCCCAACCCAAGAGGAAGAAGCCAAAATCCTCCAATTCAATGGCAACCCAACTAAACTTGCAGATGCTGAATCTTTCCTCTACCACATCCTGAAAGCTGTGCCTTCAGCATTCACCCGTTTCAATGCAATGCTTTTCAGAACAAACTATGATCCTGATGTTCTTCACCTCAAGGAGTGCCTGCATGCACTCGAATTAGGCTGCAAGGAGCTAAGAACCGGTGGGCTTTTCTTAAAACTTCTTGAAGCCATTCTCAAGGCCGGCAACCGCATGAATGCCGGCACTGCCAGAGGCAATGCACAAGGTTTTAACCTCACTACTCTTCGGAAGCTCTCTGATGTAAAAAGCACAGAGGGGAAGACTACTCTGCTTCACTTTGTTGTGGAACAAGTAGTTCGATCAGAGGGTAGTCGTTGTCTGATCAATCAGAGTCCAAGCATTATTAGCACAACAAACTCAGAGAGCCTTACAGcaaaagagagagacaaagagtaCCTCATGCTAGGCTTACCAGCACTGGAAGGCCTAAACATTGAATTATCAAATGTAAAGAAAGCAGCTGCCATAGAATATGACAATTTCATCAATATGTGCTCCAATCTCACTGCCCGTGTCACAGAAATTTGGCAGCTCATGAGACACTGTGGCAATGGTGAGAGAGGTGGGTTCATGAGGAAAATGAAGGAGTTTCTGGAGGAATGTGAAGAGGAGCTTAGGGTGGTGAGAGAGGAGCAAACGCGGGTTATGGAGATTGTTAAGAAAACAACACAATACTACCAAGCAGGAGCTTCCAAAGACAATGGGGCACACCCACTTCAACTGTTTGTTATTGTCAAGGACTTCCTCGACATGGTTGATCAAGCTTGTGCAGACATTTCTCGAAAGATACAGAAGAAGAATGCCACAACACCTTCTCTGGGATCATCACCGCCACTTTCACCATCAACAAAAACTTCAGTGAGATTCCCAAACCTTCCCTCACATTTCATGTCAGATATGTCTATGACATCTTCCAGCGAATCTGATGATGACTTCTGA